Proteins co-encoded in one Sulfurimonas sp. HSL1-2 genomic window:
- the rpmG gene encoding 50S ribosomal protein L33, giving the protein MRENIHLACEKCTRRNYHTSKNKKTHTEKFSVRKYCKFCREHTVHKEAKL; this is encoded by the coding sequence ATGCGTGAAAATATCCACCTGGCTTGTGAGAAGTGCACACGTCGCAACTACCACACAAGCAAAAACAAAAAGACGCACACTGAGAAATTCTCTGTGCGCAAATACTGCAAGTTCTGCCGCGAACATACGGTTCACAAAGAAGCAAAACTGTAA
- the secE gene encoding preprotein translocase subunit SecE: MKSTLNSYVRNARIELSKVIFPTKAQVKQAFIAVVVVVAFVSIFLALVDLIMSSSLSAILG, encoded by the coding sequence ATGAAATCAACACTTAACAGTTATGTCAGAAACGCCCGCATCGAGCTCTCCAAAGTCATTTTCCCGACTAAGGCGCAGGTGAAACAGGCGTTCATCGCCGTCGTGGTGGTAGTTGCTTTCGTTTCGATCTTTTTGGCACTTGTAGACTTGATCATGTCTTCATCACTGTCAGCGATTTTGGGCTAA
- the nusG gene encoding transcription termination/antitermination protein NusG: MAHQWYSIQTYAGSERSVKNAILNLIDEHNLAEKIKEVVVPTEDVIEVKDGKKKISERSLYSGYVFINVDLDTPTQHLIQSLPRVSGFIGEANHPTPLSENDINTILDRVENRAAPKPKVYFENGEMVRIIDGPFANFTGTVDEYDLEHGTLKLNVSIFGRSTPVDISYTQVEKII; this comes from the coding sequence ATGGCACATCAATGGTATTCTATCCAGACCTACGCGGGCAGCGAACGCAGCGTTAAAAACGCGATCCTCAACCTGATTGACGAGCATAACCTCGCCGAAAAGATCAAAGAGGTCGTCGTTCCGACGGAAGACGTCATCGAGGTCAAAGACGGAAAGAAAAAGATCAGCGAACGTTCCCTCTATTCCGGTTACGTTTTCATCAACGTCGATCTGGATACGCCGACGCAGCACCTGATTCAGTCGCTGCCGCGCGTCTCCGGCTTCATCGGTGAGGCCAATCATCCGACACCGCTGAGCGAGAACGACATTAACACGATCCTCGACCGCGTCGAGAACCGTGCGGCGCCGAAACCGAAGGTCTACTTCGAAAACGGCGAGATGGTCCGTATCATCGACGGCCCGTTCGCGAACTTTACGGGTACAGTCGACGAATACGACCTCGAACACGGTACACTGAAGCTCAACGTATCGATCTTCGGTCGCAGCACCCCGGTGGACATTTCGTACACCCAGGTCGAAAAAATTATTTAA
- the rplK gene encoding 50S ribosomal protein L11: MAKKVMGYIKLQIQAGAANPAPPVGPALGQRGVNIMEFCKAFNEKTKDKMGFKVPTIITVYNDRSFSFITKQPPASALLMKAAGIKKGSDNPLKNKVAKITKAQLMEVVKMKIADLNTDDEEQAAKILAGSARAMGLEITE; this comes from the coding sequence ATGGCAAAGAAAGTCATGGGTTATATCAAGTTGCAAATTCAAGCCGGCGCTGCCAACCCGGCACCTCCGGTCGGTCCTGCGCTGGGTCAGCGCGGCGTCAACATCATGGAATTCTGTAAAGCATTCAATGAAAAGACAAAAGACAAGATGGGCTTCAAAGTTCCGACCATCATTACGGTCTACAACGACAGAAGCTTCTCTTTCATCACGAAACAGCCGCCGGCATCTGCTCTGCTGATGAAAGCAGCTGGTATCAAGAAGGGTTCTGACAACCCGCTGAAAAACAAAGTTGCGAAGATCACCAAGGCGCAGCTGATGGAAGTCGTGAAGATGAAGATCGCCGACCTCAACACGGACGACGAAGAGCAGGCAGCGAAAATCCTTGCCGGTTCTGCACGTGCAATGGGCCTTGAAATTACAGAATAA
- the rplA gene encoding 50S ribosomal protein L1, with amino-acid sequence MASKRYKQLNEKIDATKQYSVVEAAAFVKELQSAKFDETVEIAMNLGVDPRHADQMVRGAVVLPHGTGKTVRVAVFAKGAKIDEAKAAGADIVGTDELVEMIQAGNMPFDVVVAAPDCMGVVGKIGRILGPKGLMPNPKTGTVTPDVATAVKNVKGGQVAFRVDKKGNIHAGIGKASFDADKIAENVKAFVAAINKHKPASSKGRYIKNAALSLTMSPALKFDVAELADIK; translated from the coding sequence ATGGCTAGCAAACGTTATAAGCAGCTGAACGAAAAAATCGACGCGACAAAACAGTACAGCGTCGTTGAAGCGGCAGCGTTCGTAAAAGAACTGCAGTCTGCCAAGTTTGACGAAACGGTCGAAATCGCGATGAACCTGGGTGTTGACCCGCGCCACGCTGACCAGATGGTCCGCGGTGCCGTTGTGCTTCCTCACGGTACAGGTAAAACAGTTCGCGTCGCCGTTTTCGCCAAAGGCGCCAAAATCGATGAAGCAAAAGCAGCCGGTGCCGATATCGTCGGTACGGATGAGCTCGTCGAGATGATCCAGGCCGGTAACATGCCGTTTGACGTTGTTGTCGCAGCGCCGGACTGTATGGGTGTCGTCGGTAAGATCGGCCGTATCCTCGGGCCAAAAGGCCTGATGCCGAACCCGAAAACGGGTACGGTAACACCGGACGTCGCGACTGCGGTCAAGAACGTCAAAGGCGGCCAGGTCGCTTTCCGTGTTGACAAAAAAGGGAACATCCACGCCGGTATCGGTAAAGCAAGCTTCGATGCTGACAAGATCGCCGAGAACGTCAAAGCGTTCGTCGCCGCGATCAACAAGCACAAGCCGGCTTCTTCAAAAGGCCGCTACATCAAGAACGCTGCGCTCTCTCTGACAATGAGCCCGGCGCTCAAATTTGACGTCGCCGAACTGGCGGACATCAAGTAA
- the rplJ gene encoding 50S ribosomal protein L10, with product MTRAEKTEVVNYLTGEFGSVAAVVICDYNGLGVADLEELRGMARQSDAKVQVVKNTLANIALANADMTGVELKDMNIFIWSDDVIGAAKVAADFAKKNDKLSIKAGYLDKEPADKAKIEAFAKLPGRNELLGMLAATWMAPLTNFTIGLDALRKKREEEA from the coding sequence ATGACAAGAGCTGAAAAAACGGAAGTTGTCAACTATCTTACCGGCGAGTTCGGAAGTGTTGCAGCCGTCGTTATCTGTGACTATAACGGTCTGGGTGTAGCTGATCTTGAAGAGCTGCGCGGTATGGCTCGCCAAAGCGATGCGAAAGTTCAGGTTGTAAAAAACACCCTGGCGAACATCGCACTGGCGAATGCTGATATGACCGGCGTCGAACTGAAAGATATGAACATCTTCATCTGGTCCGACGACGTTATCGGCGCGGCAAAAGTTGCAGCGGATTTCGCGAAGAAAAACGATAAACTGAGCATTAAAGCGGGTTACCTCGATAAAGAGCCTGCGGACAAAGCGAAGATCGAAGCTTTCGCAAAACTCCCGGGTCGCAACGAACTGCTTGGCATGCTGGCTGCTACCTGGATGGCACCGCTCACCAACTTTACGATCGGTCTCGATGCGCTTAGAAAAAAGCGCGAAGAAGAGGCTTAA
- the rplL gene encoding 50S ribosomal protein L7/L12 — protein MAVTKEDVLEYISNLSVLELSELVKEFEEKFGVSAQPVAVAGVAVAAEAAEEKTEFDVILKDAGAKKINVIKVVRGLTGLGLKEAKEAVETAGSVIKEGVDKETAEAAKKELEEAGASVELK, from the coding sequence ATGGCTGTAACTAAAGAAGACGTACTCGAGTACATCTCTAACCTTTCCGTTCTCGAACTGTCCGAACTTGTTAAAGAGTTCGAAGAAAAATTCGGCGTATCTGCTCAGCCGGTTGCTGTTGCCGGTGTTGCTGTAGCTGCTGAAGCTGCCGAAGAAAAAACTGAATTCGACGTTATCCTCAAAGACGCTGGTGCGAAGAAGATCAACGTTATTAAAGTTGTCCGCGGCCTGACAGGTCTCGGCCTCAAAGAAGCGAAAGAAGCGGTTGAAACTGCTGGCTCTGTTATCAAAGAAGGTGTTGATAAAGAGACTGCAGAAGCTGCAAAGAAAGAACTCGAAGAAGCCGGCGCTTCCGTCGAGCTCAAGTAA